In Mycolicibacterium nivoides, the DNA window ATGTTTCGAACGTTGAAGACAGTTGACATAGCTGCGGCCTATCCCTGCGACCCGGGCGGAAGGAACGGCGGATTACCCGGGAGCGGGGGCGTACCCACCGGCCCGGCATCCGGCCCTGGTCCCGGCGGTGCCGGGGGAGCATTCAGCGGCCCCGGGTGCGGTGCGTAACCCGGGATGGGCCCCGGCGCCACCGGCAACGGTGCGATCGGAACGGTGCGGGCTCCGGGCGGACCGGGTGCCAATTCGACCGGGGCACCCGGCTGGTCCGGCGGCATGTCGCCGGGGATGGCCGCGCTGGGCACACCTGGCGAATGCGCGATGCCGTCAGGATTCGGCGCCGAGGTCGCCACGTCCGGCGGGCCGTAGTTGGGTCCGTACGGGTTGTCACCGTAGGGCCCAACGGTTGCCCCTGCGCACGGCAGCGGGTTGCCCGGGCTGGGGATTCCGGCCGCGGTCGGCGTGTACGAGCACGGCGATCCGGGCGGCACGGCAGGCCCCGGGTGCTCCGGAGTGCCTTCCAGCGGTGTCGGGGCCGGTGCGGGCGCACCGTTCTCGAAGCGCTTGCCATTGGGATCGGGGAAGCGGAACGCGGGCAGGCCGGCGTTACGCCAGAACTCCTCGGGATCGATGCCGCGCTTCTTGAACGCGGAGTCGACGAACGGCTGCAGGATCTGCGGCGGGATCAGGTTGACCAGCATCACCTTGAAGTACGGGCCCGAGGCCAGCGCCTCGGCCAGTGAGGTGATGAACTTGCCGGCCACGGTGAGCGTGTCGGCCAGGTCCTGCTTGCGCTCGACGAGCAGGTCGCTGACGGTACGCAGCTGCTCGAGCACGTGGTTCAGGTTCGGGTTGTCGTTGATCAGGCCTTCGACCTGATGCGACACCGACGACACCCGCTCCAGCAACATGCTGACGGCCTGGCCACGCTCGTTGACCGCGGCCAGCAGGGTCTGGGCGTTCACCAGCAGCTGGTTGACCTGCGTGCTGCGGTCACCGAGCACCGTGGCGATCTTGTTGGCGTTGGCCAGCAGCTTCTTGACGTCCTCGTCGCGCTTGCCGATGGTCTCGGAG includes these proteins:
- a CDS encoding virulence factor Mce family protein, encoding MRTLQGSDRFRKGLMGVAVVALVIGVGSTLTSVPMLFAVPTYYGQFSDTGGLNVGDKVRIAGMDVGTVKSMDINGDKVEIGYTLGGKTIGTESRAAIRTDTILGRKNIEIQPRGSQTLPPRGMLPLGQTTTPYQIYDAFLDVTRNASGWDTKSVKESLNVLSETVDQTSPHLSAALDGVAKFSETIGKRDEDVKKLLANANKIATVLGDRSTQVNQLLVNAQTLLAAVNERGQAVSMLLERVSSVSHQVEGLINDNPNLNHVLEQLRTVSDLLVERKQDLADTLTVAGKFITSLAEALASGPYFKVMLVNLIPPQILQPFVDSAFKKRGIDPEEFWRNAGLPAFRFPDPNGKRFENGAPAPAPTPLEGTPEHPGPAVPPGSPCSYTPTAAGIPSPGNPLPCAGATVGPYGDNPYGPNYGPPDVATSAPNPDGIAHSPGVPSAAIPGDMPPDQPGAPVELAPGPPGARTVPIAPLPVAPGPIPGYAPHPGPLNAPPAPPGPGPDAGPVGTPPLPGNPPFLPPGSQG